The Henckelia pumila isolate YLH828 chromosome 2, ASM3356847v2, whole genome shotgun sequence genome includes a window with the following:
- the LOC140884556 gene encoding uncharacterized protein: MRERGKAVETVHNFSDNFDFCESQMSCKKHPNHSSTGICAYCLRDRLVKLVCSECGEQRLSSCSCSDISSSYRNSCSTMEVGSVGRISFLIENEKTDHNHHHLNPKKRAEKAEEAIMLRRSSSSCVEVEKSRGFWRIKRLFRRKRNKGSDKNGDFCDEKSEIWLSDLVSRSRSLCSHRGGKRMSFLDEGSDFGLSSAKISDVTSGIFLDHEKKWDLFGESEPRKSGFKAVFASENGLDFKGTKRDFVQNPSDADRVHSTQTSCVFPVKESEFSAMDESAFIDLKLDFLPESKREFAAAEASDHGGFANLASLKGDAAFGDGESCRIRVNEKGWKRGSRSHRVWKWIFKYHDSIKN, encoded by the coding sequence ATGAGAGAGAGAGGAAAAGCTGTGGAAACTGTTCACAATTTCTCGGACAACTTCGACTTCTGTGAATCACAGATGTCATGCAAGAAACACCCGAATCATTCTTCCACGGGGATCTGCGCGTACTGTTTGAGAGACAGATTGGTGAAGCTGGTGTGCTCCGAATGCGGAGAGCAGAGACTATCTTCGTGTTCTTGCTCTGATATCTCTTCCTCGTACCGCAATTCTTGCAGCACGATGGAGGTTGGGAGCGTGGGGAGGATCTCTTTTCTGATAGAGAATGAGAAAACCGATCATAATCATCATCATTTGAATCCCAAGAAGAGGGCTGAGAAGGCGGAGGAGGCTATCATGCTGCGGCGGAGCAGCAGCAGCTGCGTGGAAGTCGAGAAAAGTCGTGGATTTTGGAGGATCAAGAGGCTGTTTAGGAGGAAAAGAAACAAGGGTTCGGACAAAAACGGCGACTTTTGCGATGAGAAAAGTGAGATTTGGCTATCTGATCTCGTGTCGAGATCAAGATCCCTTTGCAGCCACCGGGGTGGGAAGCGGATGAGTTTTCTTGATGAAGGCAGCGATTTCGGCCTCTCGAGCGCCAAGATTTCCGATGTCACGAGTGGGATTTTTCTTGATCATGAAAAGAAATGGGATCTTTTCGGTGAATCAGAGCCAAGAAAAAGTGGATTCAAAGCTGTATTTGCCTCTGAAAATGGCCTTGATTTCAAAGGGACCAAAAGGGATTTTGTTCAAAACCCCTCTGATGCTGACAGGGTTCATAGTACCCAAACTTCTTGCGTCTTTCCTGTTAAAGAAAGTGAATTCAGCGCCATGGACGAGTCGGCTTTCATCGATCTGAAGCTCGATTTCTTGCCGGAATCGAAGCGAGAATTCGCCGCAGCTGAAGCTTCCGATCATGGTGGTTTTGCAAATCTTGCCAGTCTGAAGGGTGATGCAGCTTTTGGTGATGGTGAATCCTGCAGAATTAGAGTGAATGAGAAGGGGTGGAAGAGGGGGAGCAGAAGCCACAGGGTCTGGAAATGGATCTTCAAGTACCATGATTCTATCAAGAATTAG
- the LOC140883969 gene encoding probable calcium-binding protein CML16: protein MMSKIKPDQLKQLKDIFDRFDMDRDGSLTHLELAALLRSLGLKPTGDQIHAILANMDANGNGSIEFEELVETLLPDMNEEELLINQDQLMEVFRSFDRDGNGYITAAELAGQMAKLGHPLTYKELSNMMREADTNGDGVISFSEFASVLGRSAADYLGLSSSA, encoded by the coding sequence ATGATGTCCAAGATCAAACCCGATCAGCTCAAACAGCTGAAAGACATCTTCGACCGGTTCGACATGGACCGGGACGGCAGCCTCACGCACCTGGAGCTGGCGGCGCTCCTCCGCTCCCTCGGCCTGAAGCCCACCGGCGATCAAATCCACGCCATTCTAGCCAACATGGATGCTAACGGAAACGGCTCGATCGAATTCGAGGAGCTGGTGGAAACCCTCTTGCCTGACATGAACGAGGAGGAGCTCTTGATCAACCAAGATCAGCTCATGGAGGTCTTCCGGTCGTTTGATCGCGACGGGAATGGATACATAACGGCGGCGGAGTTGGCGGGGCAGATGGCCAAGCTGGGACATCCTTTGACGTACAAGGAACTGAGTAACATGATGAGAGAAGCCGACACCAACGGCGACGGGGTTATCAGTTTTAGTGAGTTCGCTAGTGTGCTCGGAAGATCAGCCGCCGATTATCTCGGCCTTTCGTCGTCGGCGTAA